In Hwangdonia lutea, a single window of DNA contains:
- a CDS encoding amidophosphoribosyltransferase, translating to MSDVLKHECGIAMIRLLKPLEYYKEKYGSAFYGVNKMYLMMEKQHNRGQDGAGFASIKLDTKPGERYISRVRSIAQQPIQDIFAQINERINKELTNHPEYANDVAAQKKHIPYIGEVLLGHVRYGTFGKNSVESVHPFLRQNNWMHRNLIMAGNFNMTNVKELFSNLIELGQHPKEYTDTITIMEKIGHFLDDAVSKIYRDLKKEGYNKQEASPLIAKRLKVSKILKRAAKNWDGGYAMAGLIGHGDAFVLRDPAGIRPTYYYKDDEIVVVASERPVIQTVFNVDFDDVKELKPGHAIITKKSGKVSIKKILDPLERKSCSFERIYFSRGSDAEIYQERKMLGKLLMPKVLEAIDDDTKNTVFSYIPNTAETSFFGMIETVEDYLNEKKTEAILNGGGKMSAKKVTEILEERPRIEKIAIKDVKLRTFITEDSSRDDLVAHVYDVTYGVIKPTDNLVIIDDSIVRGTTLKMSILKMLDRLHPKKIVVVSSAPQIRYPDCYGIDMANLETLIAFRAALALLKDRNMYHIVEDVYNKCLVQTELDDKDVKNFVKEIYDPFTDEEISDKAAELLSDDCIKAEVKIIFQPVENLHKACPEHLGDWYFTGNYPTVGGNRVVNRAFINFFEGNKERAY from the coding sequence ATGAGTGATGTATTAAAACACGAATGTGGCATAGCCATGATAAGGCTTTTAAAACCACTGGAGTATTATAAAGAAAAATACGGTAGCGCATTTTATGGCGTAAATAAAATGTATTTAATGATGGAAAAACAGCACAACCGCGGGCAGGATGGTGCTGGTTTTGCAAGCATTAAATTAGATACAAAACCAGGAGAGCGATACATAAGTAGAGTGCGCTCTATAGCCCAACAGCCCATTCAAGATATTTTTGCACAAATTAACGAACGTATAAACAAAGAACTTACCAATCATCCGGAATATGCTAATGATGTTGCGGCACAAAAAAAGCACATTCCGTATATAGGCGAAGTTCTTTTAGGTCATGTGCGTTATGGCACTTTTGGAAAGAACAGCGTTGAAAGCGTACATCCGTTTTTAAGACAAAACAATTGGATGCACAGAAACCTAATCATGGCTGGAAACTTTAACATGACCAACGTTAAAGAGCTTTTTAGTAATTTGATTGAGCTGGGGCAGCACCCAAAAGAATATACCGATACCATTACCATTATGGAAAAAATCGGCCATTTTTTAGATGATGCCGTGAGTAAAATTTACAGAGACCTAAAAAAAGAAGGCTATAATAAACAAGAAGCTTCTCCATTAATTGCAAAACGCTTAAAAGTTAGCAAAATACTAAAACGCGCTGCAAAAAACTGGGACGGTGGTTATGCTATGGCAGGACTTATTGGCCATGGCGACGCTTTCGTTTTAAGAGACCCAGCCGGTATTCGCCCAACGTACTATTATAAGGATGACGAAATAGTGGTAGTGGCTTCAGAGCGCCCCGTAATTCAAACGGTTTTTAATGTAGATTTTGACGACGTTAAAGAATTAAAACCCGGACACGCTATCATTACCAAAAAATCTGGCAAAGTATCCATTAAAAAAATATTAGACCCTTTAGAAAGAAAATCCTGTTCGTTTGAACGTATTTATTTTTCTCGAGGAAGTGATGCCGAAATATATCAAGAGCGTAAAATGCTTGGTAAATTATTGATGCCAAAAGTTCTGGAAGCTATTGATGACGACACCAAAAACACGGTGTTTTCATATATTCCAAATACCGCTGAAACCTCTTTTTTCGGAATGATAGAAACCGTTGAAGATTATTTAAACGAAAAGAAAACAGAAGCCATTTTAAACGGTGGCGGTAAAATGTCTGCCAAAAAAGTCACCGAAATTTTAGAGGAAAGACCACGCATTGAAAAAATAGCCATTAAAGATGTTAAACTACGTACGTTTATTACCGAAGATAGCAGTCGCGACGATTTGGTAGCGCACGTTTACGATGTTACTTATGGCGTTATAAAACCCACCGATAATTTAGTAATAATTGACGATAGTATTGTTCGTGGTACCACTTTAAAAATGAGTATTCTTAAAATGCTGGACAGGTTGCACCCTAAAAAAATTGTAGTCGTTTCCTCGGCGCCACAAATACGTTACCCAGATTGTTACGGTATCGATATGGCAAACCTTGAAACACTCATAGCTTTTAGAGCTGCATTGGCTTTGTTAAAAGACAGAAACATGTACCATATTGTTGAAGATGTTTATAATAAGTGCTTGGTTCAAACCGAATTAGACGATAAAGATGTCAAGAATTTTGTTAAGGAAATATATGATCCATTTACTGATGAAGAAATATCGGATAAAGCTGCCGAATTATTAAGTGACGACTGTATAAAGGCTGAGGTTAAAATTATTTTTCAACCTGTAGAAAATTTACATAAAGCTTGCCCAGAGCATTTGGGTGATTGGTACTTTACAGGAAACTATCCAACCGTTGGCGGAAACCGAGTTGTAAATAGGGCTTTTATTAACTTTTTCGAAGGCAATAAAGAACGTGCTTATTGA
- a CDS encoding NAD(P)H-dependent glycerol-3-phosphate dehydrogenase, producing the protein MDKPLKYAVFGAGSWATAIVKMLCENLDEVGWYMRSVYTKEHLLKEQHNPNYLSSVEFHLEQLKLSNDINEIADYADVLIFVIPSAFMHSELEKLTTNIENKIIVSAVKGIMPETGLLVGEHFHDVYKIPYDNIAVIAGPCHAEEVALERLSYLTVSCSDAEKAQIIANNLSSHYIKTKISDDVIGIEYAVMLKNIYAIAAGIAHGLGYGDNFQSVLMSNAIREMKRFIKRRHKMKRNINNSAYLGDLLVTGYSVFSRNRMFGNMIGKGYTVKSAQMEMNMVAEGYYATKSAHLLHEKNGKKAKIPIINAVYEVLYENKNPKKVFLKLTEKLD; encoded by the coding sequence ATGGATAAACCTTTAAAATATGCGGTTTTTGGCGCAGGAAGTTGGGCAACGGCCATTGTAAAAATGCTCTGCGAAAATTTAGATGAAGTTGGGTGGTACATGCGCAGTGTTTACACCAAAGAACATTTATTAAAAGAACAACACAACCCGAATTATTTAAGTTCGGTTGAGTTTCATTTGGAGCAATTGAAGCTGAGTAACGATATTAATGAAATTGCCGATTATGCCGATGTTTTAATATTTGTAATTCCTTCGGCTTTTATGCATTCTGAATTGGAAAAATTAACTACCAATATTGAAAACAAAATTATTGTTTCGGCTGTGAAAGGAATCATGCCAGAAACGGGACTGTTGGTTGGCGAACACTTTCATGATGTTTATAAAATCCCTTACGATAATATTGCCGTAATTGCCGGTCCTTGCCATGCCGAAGAGGTTGCGCTAGAGCGTTTATCGTATTTAACGGTATCCTGTTCCGATGCTGAAAAAGCCCAAATTATAGCCAATAATTTATCGAGCCATTACATTAAAACCAAAATTAGTGACGATGTTATCGGTATCGAATATGCCGTTATGCTTAAAAATATTTATGCCATTGCGGCAGGAATTGCGCACGGATTGGGGTATGGCGACAATTTCCAAAGTGTGTTAATGAGTAATGCCATTCGGGAAATGAAACGGTTTATAAAAAGGCGGCATAAAATGAAGCGCAACATTAATAATTCGGCATATTTGGGCGATTTATTGGTAACGGGTTACTCGGTGTTTTCCAGAAACCGCATGTTTGGAAACATGATTGGTAAGGGCTACACTGTAAAATCCGCTCAAATGGAAATGAATATGGTTGCCGAAGGTTATTATGCTACAAAAAGCGCCCATTTACTCCATGAAAAAAATGGTAAAAAAGCAAAAATTCCTATTATAAATGCCGTTTACGAGGTTTTATATGAAAATAAAAACCCTAAAAAAGTGTTTTTAAAACTAACGGAAAAGTTGGATTAA
- a CDS encoding nicotinic acid mononucleotide adenyltransferase, with amino-acid sequence MKTVKLLLTFALSATLFTSCYVETNIIDEEPTISINQLLSLYELWYVDINSTSGYGTTPFLQKAFTISFKNGVMFANNNLVGLGSSGSGYGIAVADYSAYDMILDVNHDVDGFETFDVYQIDNNTIELYNPNNDTSYFLDGYQRSNFDYDFVFYDNIHYFLQEYEAWEKTYTSEFGAINEFDNENYLQFLAGGNDDTFRSSQDENGTSLNNLIWDYTGFYGVGNITGNTKLKTLTLDYDSFDNEHFELTILNDAKIELFHPASETVYEFEGRGYIQYLKNGDVKRKETLKRNIMRKHRKNKVDNPRKNTRV; translated from the coding sequence ATGAAGACTGTAAAATTACTTTTAACTTTTGCTTTATCAGCAACACTATTTACATCTTGCTATGTAGAAACCAATATAATTGATGAGGAACCAACCATTTCAATAAACCAATTGTTAAGCTTATACGAGTTATGGTATGTTGATATTAATAGTACGAGTGGCTACGGCACCACCCCGTTTTTGCAAAAAGCGTTTACCATTTCGTTTAAAAACGGCGTTATGTTTGCCAACAACAACTTAGTTGGTCTCGGCAGCAGTGGTAGTGGTTACGGCATTGCCGTTGCAGATTACAGTGCCTATGATATGATTTTAGATGTAAACCACGATGTGGATGGGTTTGAAACTTTTGATGTGTATCAAATAGATAATAATACCATTGAATTATATAATCCAAATAACGATACATCTTATTTTTTAGACGGTTACCAACGTAGTAATTTCGATTACGATTTTGTGTTCTACGACAATATTCATTATTTCTTACAAGAATACGAAGCTTGGGAAAAAACATACACCAGTGAGTTTGGTGCCATTAATGAGTTTGACAACGAAAACTATCTGCAGTTTTTAGCGGGTGGAAACGACGATACTTTTAGAAGTTCGCAAGATGAAAACGGAACAAGTTTGAACAATCTAATTTGGGATTACACCGGGTTTTATGGCGTTGGAAATATTACCGGAAACACAAAGCTTAAAACTTTAACATTAGATTATGATTCCTTCGACAATGAACATTTCGAATTAACCATTTTAAATGATGCCAAGATAGAATTGTTTCACCCAGCCTCTGAAACCGTTTACGAGTTTGAAGGTCGAGGATACATCCAATATTTAAAAAATGGTGATGTAAAAAGAAAAGAAACCTTAAAAAGAAACATCATGCGTAAGCATAGAAAAAATAAAGTAGACAACCCAAGAAAAAACACTAGGGTTTAA
- the lysM gene encoding peptidoglycan-binding protein LysM, with protein MGLFSFIKNAGAKVFGIGKTDAEEAAEAAAKELKLEEAAARKLEETINDLQLQVENLNVHIDDDAATITGKAYNQATKEKVVLVVGNSNGIATVDDQMTVEHVEPEAQFHTVVSGDTLGKIAKTYYGNAMKYPEIFEANKPMLTDPDKIYPGQVLRIPALD; from the coding sequence ATGGGACTATTTTCATTCATTAAAAACGCAGGCGCCAAAGTATTTGGCATAGGAAAAACAGACGCTGAAGAAGCTGCCGAAGCCGCAGCAAAAGAGCTTAAACTGGAAGAGGCCGCTGCAAGAAAACTAGAAGAAACAATTAACGATTTACAACTGCAGGTTGAAAATTTAAATGTGCATATTGATGACGATGCAGCCACCATTACAGGAAAAGCATACAATCAAGCTACAAAGGAAAAAGTAGTTTTGGTAGTAGGCAATTCAAACGGTATTGCAACGGTAGACGACCAAATGACAGTTGAGCATGTAGAGCCAGAAGCACAATTTCACACCGTTGTAAGTGGTGACACTTTAGGTAAAATAGCTAAAACCTATTATGGAAACGCCATGAAGTATCCAGAAATTTTTGAAGCCAATAAGCCAATGCTTACCGACCCGGACAAAATATATCCAGGACAAGTTTTACGTATACCTGCCTTAGACTAA
- a CDS encoding OmpA family protein, whose translation MKMNIKNIGITFLSLVMALSLINCKAVENANNKQKGAVIGATGGAILGAIIGNNVGKGGNGELGAVIGGVVGGGAGVLIGNKMDKQAQKIEEEIPGAQVERVDNGIVVTFDENSGVYFATAKYNINSASQETLNKLANVFKEYPDTNILVVGHTDSVGSDESNMILSKNRAYAVTNYLKGKGLSSGRFTTNWFGESQPMHDNATAEGRAKNRRVNVAIVPSEKMIEEAKQQAQN comes from the coding sequence ATGAAAATGAATATAAAAAACATAGGAATAACTTTTTTAAGTTTGGTTATGGCTTTGAGTTTAATAAACTGTAAGGCTGTTGAAAATGCAAATAACAAACAAAAAGGCGCTGTAATTGGTGCAACGGGTGGCGCTATTTTAGGAGCCATTATTGGAAACAATGTTGGTAAAGGCGGTAATGGCGAATTAGGCGCTGTTATTGGAGGCGTTGTTGGTGGCGGTGCTGGAGTGCTTATTGGAAACAAAATGGACAAACAAGCTCAAAAAATTGAAGAAGAAATTCCAGGCGCACAAGTAGAACGCGTAGATAACGGTATCGTTGTTACTTTTGATGAGAATAGTGGCGTTTACTTTGCTACGGCAAAATATAATATTAATTCTGCTTCGCAGGAAACCTTGAATAAATTGGCTAATGTGTTTAAAGAATACCCAGACACCAATATTCTTGTAGTTGGGCATACCGATAGTGTAGGTAGCGATGAATCGAACATGATACTTTCAAAAAACAGGGCCTATGCCGTTACAAATTACTTAAAAGGAAAAGGCTTGAGCTCTGGACGTTTTACCACCAATTGGTTTGGCGAATCGCAACCCATGCACGATAATGCTACAGCCGAAGGACGTGCCAAAAACCGTCGTGTAAATGTTGCCATTGTACCTAGCGAAAAAATGATTGAAGAAGCTAAGCAACAAGCACAAAATTAA
- a CDS encoding lipocalin family protein has translation MKHLLILLLTVTFVSCGSTKTVRQAKKTIKGNWTLTSVTYNKTGTYNVTLLNDASKACFEGSTWQFVPNNNTGTYAINQTACNTGERYFNFTIQEVDAQTGLYDFLLKPTNEKGKSETNQGFRIKLKALSETSMQWEQTVLVDGAPFVITMNFTLQ, from the coding sequence ATGAAACACCTACTAATATTACTGTTAACAGTTACTTTTGTGTCCTGCGGAAGTACTAAAACCGTACGGCAAGCAAAAAAAACCATTAAAGGAAATTGGACACTAACCTCGGTAACCTATAATAAAACAGGTACTTACAATGTAACCTTGCTAAACGATGCTTCAAAAGCATGTTTTGAAGGTAGCACATGGCAATTTGTACCAAACAATAACACCGGAACATATGCCATAAACCAAACGGCGTGTAACACAGGTGAACGTTATTTTAATTTCACAATTCAAGAAGTTGATGCGCAAACGGGACTCTATGATTTTCTGTTGAAACCAACAAACGAAAAAGGAAAATCGGAGACCAATCAAGGATTTAGAATAAAGCTGAAAGCGCTTTCTGAAACCTCAATGCAATGGGAGCAGACGGTTTTAGTTGACGGTGCTCCATTTGTTATTACAATGAATTTCACGCTGCAATAG
- the metG gene encoding methionine--tRNA ligase, whose protein sequence is MNQPQRYTITAALPYTNGSIHIGHLAGVYVPADIYARYLRLTGNDVLFVCGSDEHGVPITIKAKSEGVSPQDIVDKYHAIIKASFEDFGITFDNYSRTSAKIHHETASEFFTTLNDKGEFIEETTEQLFDEEANQFLADRFVIGTCPKCGNEESYGDQCENCGTSHNATDLINPKSAITGNVPTLKQTKHWFLPLDKHEDFLKEWILKGHKKDWKPNVYGQVKSWIDDGLRPRAVTRDLDWGIPVPAEGGEGKVLYVWFDAPIGYISSTKEWAAREGKDWKPYWKGENTKLVHFIGKDNIVFHCIIFPAMLKAEGSYILPENVPANEFLNLEGNKLSTSKNWAVWLTEYLQDFPNQQDVLRYVLTANAPETKDNDFTWKDFQARNNNELVAIFGNFINRVVVLTNKYYSGIVPVPNELSQIDNETLATVKAYPDVIASSIERYRFREAGQELMNLARLGNKYLADEEPWKVIKVDEERTKTIMYVALQIASALATLSEPFLPFTSKKLKDILGIAQMDKNENDGHTELVEALQWNEVSTKDVLIPANHQIGKAELLFSKIEDDTIKKQLEKLEASKKANEIANATVEPQKDTITFEDFTKLDIRVGTILEAEKMPKTKKLLKLKVDTGIDVRTIVSGIAESFTAEEVVGKQVTVLVNLAPRALRGVESQGMILMTETPDGKLVFVNPDTSKVANGLQIS, encoded by the coding sequence ATGAATCAACCACAACGATATACCATTACTGCGGCATTACCTTACACCAACGGCTCAATCCACATCGGGCATTTAGCGGGTGTTTATGTCCCGGCCGATATTTATGCACGCTATTTGCGTTTAACAGGAAACGATGTGCTTTTTGTATGCGGCAGCGACGAACACGGTGTGCCCATTACCATTAAAGCAAAAAGCGAAGGCGTTTCTCCGCAAGATATAGTCGACAAATATCACGCCATTATAAAAGCCTCTTTTGAAGATTTTGGGATAACGTTCGATAATTATTCACGTACATCGGCTAAAATTCATCATGAAACGGCATCGGAGTTTTTTACCACTTTAAACGATAAAGGTGAGTTTATTGAAGAAACCACCGAACAATTATTTGATGAAGAAGCCAACCAATTTTTAGCAGACCGTTTTGTTATAGGCACTTGCCCAAAATGTGGCAACGAAGAAAGCTATGGCGATCAATGTGAAAACTGCGGCACCAGCCATAATGCCACCGATTTGATCAATCCGAAATCAGCAATTACGGGTAATGTTCCTACTTTAAAACAAACCAAACACTGGTTTTTACCGTTGGATAAACACGAGGATTTTTTAAAAGAATGGATTTTAAAAGGCCATAAAAAAGATTGGAAACCCAATGTTTACGGACAAGTAAAATCGTGGATTGACGATGGTTTGCGTCCGCGTGCCGTAACCCGCGATTTAGATTGGGGTATTCCCGTACCCGCCGAAGGTGGCGAAGGCAAAGTGCTTTACGTTTGGTTTGATGCGCCTATTGGTTATATTTCTTCAACTAAAGAATGGGCCGCTCGTGAAGGGAAAGATTGGAAACCCTATTGGAAAGGCGAAAACACAAAATTGGTACACTTCATAGGTAAGGATAATATTGTTTTTCATTGCATCATCTTTCCGGCCATGCTTAAGGCGGAAGGTTCTTATATTTTACCGGAAAATGTGCCCGCAAACGAATTTTTAAATTTAGAAGGCAATAAACTGTCTACCTCTAAAAACTGGGCAGTTTGGTTAACGGAATATTTGCAGGATTTCCCGAACCAACAAGATGTACTTCGTTATGTATTAACCGCAAATGCTCCAGAAACCAAGGATAACGATTTTACTTGGAAAGATTTTCAAGCACGAAACAATAACGAATTGGTGGCTATTTTTGGCAATTTTATTAATCGTGTTGTGGTGCTAACCAACAAATATTACAGTGGAATTGTTCCAGTGCCTAATGAATTATCGCAAATCGATAATGAGACTTTGGCAACGGTAAAAGCATATCCCGATGTTATTGCGAGTTCCATTGAGCGCTACCGTTTTAGAGAAGCGGGACAAGAACTTATGAATTTAGCCCGATTAGGTAATAAATATTTGGCCGATGAAGAGCCGTGGAAGGTCATTAAGGTAGACGAAGAGCGTACTAAAACCATCATGTACGTAGCGCTTCAAATTGCATCAGCTTTAGCCACCTTAAGCGAACCTTTTTTACCCTTTACTTCAAAAAAATTAAAAGATATCCTTGGGATTGCTCAAATGGACAAAAACGAAAACGATGGTCATACTGAGCTTGTTGAAGCACTTCAATGGAATGAAGTAAGCACTAAAGATGTATTAATTCCAGCAAACCATCAAATTGGAAAAGCAGAATTGTTGTTCTCCAAAATTGAAGACGACACCATTAAAAAGCAATTGGAGAAATTAGAGGCGAGTAAAAAAGCCAATGAAATCGCAAATGCCACTGTTGAGCCTCAAAAAGACACCATTACTTTTGAAGATTTTACTAAGTTAGATATTCGAGTTGGCACTATTTTAGAAGCAGAAAAAATGCCTAAAACCAAAAAATTGTTAAAGCTTAAAGTCGATACGGGCATTGATGTGCGCACCATAGTTTCCGGAATTGCAGAAAGCTTTACAGCCGAAGAAGTGGTTGGAAAACAAGTAACCGTTTTAGTGAATCTTGCTCCAAGAGCGCTTCGCGGTGTAGAAAGTCAAGGCATGATTTTAATGACCGAAACCCCAGATGGAAAATTGGTGTTTGTAAACCCAGATACTTCTAAGGTTGCAAATGGATTGCAAATAAGTTAA
- a CDS encoding S66 peptidase family protein, whose translation MTKNILILVLSCSLFLFGNISISAQDMAPKKLIQPPYLKAGDTVAIVAPSGILKNKFKEIEATRTLLKSWGLHTVVGKHVFNQNNHFAGTDSERCEDYQNALDDPTISAIMCARGGYGTVRILDNIDFTKFKNHPKWLIGYSDITALHNQLHNEGFESLHAMMCTSMIDDLEAIKETISTFKDAIFGKPLSYTLEGSEYNKTGASTGQLVGGNLTLLHTMLGSETSIDVSGKILFIEEVGEHKYHIDRMLQSLKRAGYFDNCKGVIVGDINKIRKNTTPWGSSIEQLILDALADYDFPIAFNMPAGHEDDNRALILGRTIKLTVTKDKSTVVFEE comes from the coding sequence ATGACAAAAAATATTTTAATTCTCGTTTTAAGTTGTTCGCTTTTTTTATTTGGAAACATATCCATTTCTGCACAAGATATGGCACCCAAAAAATTAATACAACCACCTTATTTAAAGGCGGGAGATACAGTTGCTATTGTTGCGCCTTCGGGTATTTTAAAAAACAAATTCAAAGAAATAGAAGCAACCCGAACATTGCTTAAAAGTTGGGGCCTGCACACCGTGGTTGGCAAACACGTTTTTAATCAAAATAATCATTTTGCAGGAACCGATAGCGAGCGTTGTGAAGATTACCAAAACGCGCTAGACGACCCCACAATTAGTGCCATTATGTGCGCTCGCGGAGGCTACGGAACGGTTAGAATTCTTGATAATATAGACTTTACAAAATTTAAAAACCATCCCAAATGGCTGATTGGTTACTCTGATATTACAGCATTGCACAATCAATTGCATAACGAAGGTTTTGAAAGTCTCCATGCCATGATGTGCACCAGCATGATTGATGATTTGGAAGCCATTAAAGAAACCATTTCAACCTTTAAAGATGCCATTTTCGGAAAACCTTTAAGCTATACGTTAGAAGGTTCTGAATACAATAAAACAGGCGCGAGTACCGGACAGCTTGTTGGTGGCAACTTAACTTTATTACACACCATGTTGGGCTCTGAAACCAGTATTGACGTGTCTGGAAAAATACTGTTTATTGAAGAAGTTGGAGAGCACAAATACCACATTGACCGTATGTTGCAAAGCTTAAAACGCGCTGGTTACTTTGATAATTGCAAAGGTGTTATTGTGGGCGATATCAATAAAATACGGAAAAACACAACGCCTTGGGGAAGCTCGATAGAGCAGCTTATTTTAGATGCTTTGGCAGATTACGATTTCCCGATTGCCTTTAACATGCCTGCTGGACACGAAGATGATAATCGGGCGTTGATTTTGGGACGAACCATAAAATTGACTGTTACCAAAGATAAAAGTACGGTTGTTTTTGAGGAGTAA
- a CDS encoding GreA/GreB family elongation factor — protein sequence MQEQVILTTGIYDMIKDHVRRKKVTQQEEELLLEELKGAKQVRRRELPNDVVTVNRRVKIMDHTANKEEEYIFVSTDKKNNKKRKSSILSDVAVATVGRKVGDLITWPFRNGEKKLEILHVEEFHQA from the coding sequence ATGCAAGAACAAGTTATTTTAACAACCGGAATATACGATATGATCAAAGATCATGTAAGAAGAAAAAAAGTAACCCAACAAGAAGAAGAGCTTTTACTTGAAGAATTAAAAGGTGCTAAACAAGTACGTCGAAGAGAATTACCTAACGACGTTGTAACGGTGAACCGTAGGGTAAAAATTATGGACCACACGGCGAATAAAGAAGAGGAATACATATTCGTTTCAACCGATAAAAAGAATAATAAAAAGCGTAAATCTTCAATTTTGAGTGATGTTGCCGTGGCTACAGTCGGCCGAAAAGTTGGCGATTTAATCACTTGGCCTTTTAGAAATGGTGAGAAAAAGTTGGAGATTTTACACGTTGAAGAATTTCACCAAGCTTAA
- a CDS encoding TerB family tellurite resistance protein has protein sequence MSFSKWIGGALGWSFGGPIGAIIGLAIGSLIDSMANGSGNPLLGERETKSRRRSTYRTQPRQRPQTQSGDFEVSLLILASVVIKADGKQDQRELDFVRQQFLNMYGKERANHAFKLFKNISKQNISLRPVCLQIKQMMDHPSRLQLIHFLFGIAKADGFVTDNEVKQIYTIAGYLGVSARDYESIKAMFYNSSDNAYKILEIDKSATDDEIKRAYRKMAKKYHPDKVIHLGKEHQKGAEEKFRQVQMAYEQLQKERGF, from the coding sequence ATGAGTTTTTCAAAATGGATAGGTGGAGCTTTGGGCTGGTCGTTTGGTGGGCCAATTGGGGCCATAATCGGATTAGCAATAGGGAGCCTAATAGACTCCATGGCAAACGGTAGTGGCAATCCGCTTTTAGGAGAAAGAGAAACCAAAAGCCGCAGAAGATCAACTTATAGAACACAACCCAGACAACGCCCACAAACACAATCGGGCGATTTTGAAGTAAGCTTGTTGATTTTAGCCTCGGTAGTTATAAAGGCCGATGGAAAACAAGACCAGCGCGAATTGGATTTTGTGCGTCAGCAATTTTTAAACATGTACGGCAAAGAACGCGCAAATCATGCTTTTAAATTGTTTAAAAACATAAGCAAACAAAACATTTCGTTACGGCCAGTATGTTTACAAATAAAACAAATGATGGATCATCCATCGCGTTTACAGCTTATCCATTTTTTGTTTGGCATTGCCAAAGCCGATGGTTTTGTAACCGATAATGAGGTAAAACAAATTTATACCATTGCGGGGTATTTGGGGGTTAGCGCGCGCGATTACGAGAGTATCAAGGCCATGTTTTACAACAGTAGCGACAACGCTTATAAAATATTGGAGATTGATAAAAGTGCGACCGACGACGAGATAAAAAGAGCCTATCGAAAAATGGCAAAAAAATACCATCCCGATAAAGTCATCCATTTAGGTAAAGAACACCAAAAAGGCGCCGAAGAAAAATTCAGGCAAGTGCAAATGGCTTACGAGCAGTTACAAAAGGAGCGTGGGTTTTAA